The Rhipicephalus sanguineus isolate Rsan-2018 chromosome 7, BIME_Rsan_1.4, whole genome shotgun sequence genome includes a window with the following:
- the LOC119399778 gene encoding allatostatin-A receptor has translation MMDEAITTLPPAPPLHELNGSDPHVLLNPSATKLPANPLAALTSLLTILAQKTLLGILSAAPCNGTAGPCQAGVGDNASSATLLNHREHAEYDSDGDTRTVEEVLAIAVPILFGAIAVIGFFGNALVVLVVLCDPQMRSTTNNLIINLAMADLLFIVFCVPFTGWDYTLNYWPFGDTWCRIVQYLVIVCAYASIYTLVLMSLDRFLAVVHPITSMSIRTERNANLAILFTWVVILAACVPALFAHGVVLVEETYSACTFRTDMGYNIAAFQISFFMSSFVVPLAIVFVLYLLMLKRLWLAAAPGGRISAESMRSKKRVTRLVVVVVVVFALCWCPVQVVLVLKSVDLYGRNMNAPRIVVQIASQILAYTNSCVNPFLYAFLSDNFRKSFRKVICCGRKASHAGGSSCKGRSRAVDDAERTRKESSAACVTKLTKVSNDIL, from the coding sequence ATGATGGATGAAGCGATCACAACGCTGCCGCCAGCGCCACCACTCCACGAGCTAAACGGTAGCGATCCTCACGTCCTTCTAAATCCTTCCGCTACCAAACTACCAGCAAATCCACTCGCAGCGCTAACATCCCTCTTAACGATACTAGCCCAGAAGACGTTACTGGGTATACTCAGCGCGGCACCTTGCAACGGAACCGCCGGGCCCTGTCAGGCAGGAGTGGGCGATAACGCGTCCAGCGCGACGCTTCTTAACCATCGCGAACACGCCGAATACGACAGTGACGGCGACACCAGGACGGTCGAAGAAGTGCTTGCCATTGCAGTACCCATCCTATTCGGCGCCATCGCGGTGATCGGTTTCTTCGGCAACGCGCTGGTGGTTCTCGTGGTACTATGCGACCCGCAAATGCGATCAACCACGAACAACCTGATCATCAACCTGGCGATGGCCGACTTGCTCTTCATCGTCTTCTGCGTCCCTTTCACCGGATGGGACTACACCCTCAACTACTGGCCGTTCGGCGACACCTGGTGTCGAATCGTCCAGTACCTCGTGATCGTGTGCGCGTACGCGAGCATCTACACATTGGTCCTCATGTCCCTTGACCGGTTCCTCGCGGTCGTCCATCCGATTACTTCCATGTCCATCAGGACCGAACGAAACGCCAACCTCGCCATACTCTTCACCTGGGTCGTCATCCTCGCAGCCTGCGTCCCTGCGCTCTTCGCTCACGGGGTCGTGCTAGTCGAAGAGACCTACTCCGCCTGCACCTTCAGGACCGACATGGGTTACAACATAGCCGCCTTCCAGATATCCTTCTTCATGTCCTCATTCGTAGTCCCGCTGGCCATTGTTTTCGTGCTGTACCTCCTGATGCTGAAGAGGCTCTGGCTGGCCGCCGCTCCCGGAGGCCGCATCAGCGCCGAGAGCATGCGCTCCAAGAAGCGCGTCACCCGTCTCGTCGTGGTCGTCGTGGTAGTGTTCGCGCTGTGCTGGTGTCCTGTTCAGGTGGTGCTGGTGCTCAAGAGCGTCGACCTGTACGGGCGGAACATGAATGCGCCGCGCATAGTGGTCCAGATCGCGTCGCAGATACTCGCCTACACCAACTCGTGCGTCAATCCGTTCCTCTACGCTTTCCTCTCGGACAACTTCCGCAAGAGCTTCCGCAAAGTGATCTGCTGCGGCCGCAAGGCGTCGCACGCGGGCGGCTCTTCGTGCAAGGGGAGATCGCGCGCCGTCGACGATGCGGAAAGGACGAGGAAGGAAAGCTCAGCGGCGTGTGTCACGAAACTGACCAAGGTGTCTAACGACATACTGTGA